The following proteins come from a genomic window of Oligoflexus sp.:
- a CDS encoding alginate export family protein: MDAASGGGTQEQGTLRAFHQLYASSSYLGEGQFLSLSNLLMLTPGFTVSPAPHLKVSMEYGHARRQQEDDNVYAGGMRVYQGTENVQGVRIGNLLRVHTNWALTENIKLILNYENLSRGEVLRRARLPSGSYVQVGVTYRY, from the coding sequence ATGGATGCGGCGTCAGGGGGTGGAACTCAGGAGCAGGGAACTCTCCGCGCCTTTCATCAACTCTACGCGAGTTCCAGCTACCTCGGCGAGGGTCAGTTTCTCAGCCTGAGTAATCTTCTGATGCTGACCCCCGGTTTCACTGTCTCACCAGCGCCTCACCTGAAGGTCTCGATGGAATATGGCCATGCGAGGCGACAGCAGGAAGACGATAACGTCTATGCCGGAGGCATGCGGGTCTATCAAGGAACGGAAAACGTCCAAGGCGTCAGGATTGGAAACCTGCTTCGCGTCCACACGAATTGGGCGCTGACGGAGAATATTAAACTGATCCTGAATTACGAAAATTTGAGTCGTGGTGAGGTTCTCCGACGTGCGCGTCTGCCGTCCGGCAGTTACGTTCAGGTTGGAGTCACCTATCGTTACTGA
- a CDS encoding TetR/AcrR family transcriptional regulator, whose protein sequence is MDNRKSSLDPRKESVLKAAIGVFGRQGFKKTSVEDIADAAQLSKQGLYLHFAGKNEIFSAALFKYLDDGLKLVDEALLNESTLYTNPNFRFAWMRRQGVELRSRELSAPFINSTRVPATSARVSFSA, encoded by the coding sequence ATGGACAATCGCAAGAGCAGTCTCGATCCTCGAAAAGAATCTGTCTTGAAAGCGGCGATAGGTGTTTTTGGGAGGCAAGGTTTTAAAAAAACATCTGTCGAAGACATTGCCGATGCTGCGCAGCTCTCAAAGCAGGGGCTTTACCTTCATTTTGCGGGAAAGAATGAAATTTTCTCTGCGGCTTTGTTCAAGTATTTGGATGATGGGCTAAAACTTGTCGATGAGGCGCTTTTGAATGAAAGCACTCTTTACACCAACCCGAACTTTCGCTTCGCATGGATGCGGCGTCAGGGGGTGGAACTCAGGAGCAGGGAACTCTCCGCGCCTTTCATCAACTCTACGCGAGTTCCAGCTACCTCGGCGAGGGTCAGTTTCTCAGCCTGA